The proteins below are encoded in one region of Micromonospora pisi:
- a CDS encoding MFS transporter, producing the protein MSTEVEANPRRWTALIFISLAQLMVVLDATVVNIALPAAQHDLGISDGNRQWVITAYTLAFGGLLLFGGRIADIAGRKRIFTIGLLGFAAASAIGGIAVNTGMLLGARALQGVFGALLAPAALSLLAVTFTEAKERAKAFGVFGAIAGGGGAIGLILGGVLTEYLNWRWALYVNIPFALVAAAGAILVIKDVPGARNRNKLDIPGVLLATTGLVALVYGFTRAETNGWTAAWTLGSFVAAAVLLATFVLVESKVAHPLLPLRVLTERNRAGVYSALGIAVIGMFGLFLFLTYYLQVVKGWSPVVTGLAFLPMIAGMITGSTQIGARLMNRVAPRLLMGPGFLVAALGMLILTQLKVDSSYAGLILPGMILLGLGMGTAFMPAMALGTYGVEPRDAGVASAMINTSQQVGGSIGTALLNTVAASATTAYLLDHGGNSNLVNEAAVHGYATAIWWAVGVLVAAALLTFTLVTAGRQDGGAVAGGSGASDDENAGDVPVPVMMH; encoded by the coding sequence ATGTCCACAGAAGTTGAAGCCAATCCGAGGCGCTGGACAGCGCTGATATTCATCTCGCTGGCCCAGTTGATGGTCGTACTGGATGCGACCGTGGTGAACATCGCCCTCCCGGCCGCCCAGCACGACCTGGGCATCTCCGACGGCAACCGGCAATGGGTGATCACCGCCTACACGCTCGCCTTCGGTGGGCTGCTGCTCTTCGGCGGCCGGATCGCCGACATCGCCGGCCGAAAGCGGATCTTCACCATCGGCCTGCTCGGCTTCGCCGCCGCGTCGGCCATCGGCGGGATCGCGGTCAACACCGGCATGCTGCTCGGCGCTCGCGCCCTCCAGGGCGTCTTCGGCGCGCTGCTCGCCCCGGCGGCGCTGTCGCTGTTGGCGGTCACCTTCACCGAGGCCAAGGAGCGCGCCAAGGCGTTCGGCGTCTTCGGTGCGATCGCGGGTGGTGGCGGTGCCATCGGCCTGATCCTCGGTGGTGTGCTCACCGAGTACCTGAACTGGCGCTGGGCGCTCTACGTCAACATCCCGTTCGCGCTGGTCGCCGCCGCTGGCGCGATCCTCGTGATCAAGGATGTGCCGGGGGCCCGTAACCGCAACAAGCTCGACATCCCTGGCGTACTGCTGGCCACCACGGGCCTGGTCGCCCTGGTCTACGGCTTCACCCGGGCCGAGACCAACGGCTGGACCGCCGCCTGGACCCTGGGCTCGTTCGTTGCCGCGGCCGTGCTGCTGGCCACGTTCGTCCTGGTCGAGTCGAAGGTCGCCCACCCGTTGCTGCCGCTGCGGGTGCTGACCGAGCGCAACCGGGCCGGCGTCTACTCGGCGCTGGGCATCGCGGTCATCGGTATGTTCGGTCTCTTCCTCTTCCTCACCTACTACCTCCAGGTGGTCAAGGGGTGGTCGCCGGTCGTCACCGGCCTGGCGTTCCTGCCGATGATCGCTGGCATGATCACCGGCTCGACCCAGATCGGTGCCCGGCTGATGAACCGGGTCGCGCCCCGGCTGCTGATGGGACCGGGCTTCCTGGTCGCCGCACTCGGCATGCTGATCCTGACCCAGCTCAAGGTGGACAGCTCGTACGCGGGTCTGATCCTGCCGGGCATGATCCTGCTCGGGCTCGGCATGGGTACGGCGTTCATGCCGGCGATGGCTCTGGGCACCTACGGTGTCGAGCCGCGTGACGCGGGTGTCGCCTCGGCGATGATCAACACGTCGCAGCAGGTGGGTGGTTCGATCGGCACGGCCCTGCTGAACACGGTCGCGGCCAGCGCCACCACGGCGTACCTGCTCGACCACGGTGGCAACTCGAACCTGGTCAACGAGGCGGCGGTGCACGGTTACGCGACCGCGATCTGGTGGGCGGTCGGCGTGCTGGTGGCGGCGGCTCTGCTCACGTTCACCCTGGTCACCGCAGGGCGTCAGGACGGCGGCGCGGTGGCTGGCGGCTCGGGCGCGTCCGACGACGAGAACGCCGGCGATGTTCCCGTACCGGTGATGATGCACTGA